The genomic stretch ATAGCAAAGTCCTCCCGCCCACCCACCCCCAAACCGTCTCAGCGTCCTGCGGCCCCGGGTAGGGGGAGGGCGAGCTGGTTGTGCTTCCTTGTGGCGGAGGGGGCCCCCCACTCCGCGGGTGGGTCGCGGGGGCGGCTTGAGCACCCACTCGGAGTTGCCCCGGGCCCCGGCGTTCTGGCACCGTCTCTCGCTCCTGGTTCCCGTGGCTGGCACTGCCAAGGCATCGGGGGGCCCCCGGCCTAGGGCACGGGGGGCGCAGTCCTGTCCGCCCCCCCATAGGGGAGGAGGTGGGCCAAGTCTGTGCCCGGCCGGGCGTGGCAGCCGCGGTGGCGGTCCCCAGGCCGGGCCTCGCCGCTGTTGAACGTGTGGGTGCGGCGCAGGGTGGCGGCCGGAGGGGCGTGGGGGCCCGGTGGCCTCCTCAGGCTGCCCGTCGGGGGCGGGCTCCAAGGCCGCGGGAGGCCATCGGCGGCTGAGGCTGGGTCCAAGGGGCCCGTGGGCGCCGACACCACCCGCCGGCGGTCCGGGCTGGCGTGGGGGGTGAGCGGGAAGTCGCCGTGGGAGGCGCGGCCGGGCCGGGCAGCATAGAGGCGGCCGTCGGGGGTCGGCTCCCCAGGCGCGGGGGGCTGCTCGGGGGCCCGGGCGGGCGCCAGCAGCAGGAGGGAGGATGAAGCGGAGGCCGGGAGCAGGGGGTGGCCGTGGTCCCAGGCGCGGGGGCCCAGGGCGTGGGGGTGCGGGTGCGGAGTGGGCAGGCGCTTCTGCGGCAGCGGCGTCTGCTCGGGCGTGGGCAGCAGCCCCGAGTCCAGGTCGTGGGGCCCGCCCTGCAGCAGCGTGGCCTTGGCCCAGCCGTTCTGCATCAGGGGCGCCAGCAGGGCCTCGGGGGGAACCCCGGCGCCACCGCCACCGCCTCCGCCCCGGCCCCCGGGACCCTGCGCCCTGCGCTCGCCCAGGCGGCTGACGCTCAGCACCGCCTCGCCCGCCCCGTGCGCCAGGATGGCCTCCTTGTCCTTGCGCCGGGCCAGCTCCCGCCGCTCACGGAGGCCCACGAACCAGCCCACGCTGAAGCCGGACACCACGGCTCCCACCACGAAGGCCGCCACCGACGACGTTACCAGCAGGTTCACCGACACCAGCCCCGCGCGGTCCTCGGAGAGGCTGGCCCCCAGGAGTCCTGGCCGGGGAGCACAGGGGGGTTAGTGGGGCCAGCGGGGTGGCCCTGGGCATCCCTCCTACCTCCTCGGGCCCTCTgtcctcttttttattatttttatttatatttatttattttttttttgagaaggagtcttccTTTgtgtgccaggctggagtgcagtggggcgatctcgattcactgcaacctccgcctcccatgttcaagtgattctcctgcctcagcctcccgagtagctgggaccacaggtgcccaccaccacgcccggctgatttttgtatttttagtaggatggggtttcaccacgttggccaggctggtctcgaactcctgaccttgtgatccgcccacctctgcctcccaaagtgctgggattacaggcatgagccaccacgactggccttatttttattattttttaatttttttggtttgttttgagacagtcccccaggctagagtgcagtggtaaagctcactgcaaccctgcctccAGCTACCTGTTTGTTTTATTAAAGACAGGatctgggccaggcatgatggctcacacccataatcctagcattttgtgaggctgaggcaggagatcacctgaggtcagaagtttgagaccagcctggccaacaagtgaaacccatctctgctaaaaatacaaattttagccggacatggtggtgtgcgcctgtaatctcagctacttgggaggctgaggcaggagaatcaattgaaccccggaggtggaggttgcagtgagctgagatcacactactgcactccagcctgggtgacagagcaagactctgtctcaaaaaaaaaaaaaaaaaaaaagacatgttctcactctgttgcccaagctggagtacagtggcctgataacagctcattgcagcctccacctccctgggctcaagcgatcctcccgcctcagcctcccaagtagctggaactacaggcatgcactgccacgtCTGGattatttttgggtttttgttttagagacagggtttcactatattccccaggctggtctcaaactcctgacctcaagtgatcgtcctgtcttggcctctcaaaatgctgggattataggcaggagctgCCGCGCCTGGCCCCTTCTGTCCTGTTGAAGTTGGTCTGTCTGCCTTCTGTTGTCTCTTCGTCCTTGTCAAAGCCTGCCTGTTTCTTGGTGTCTCTGTTCTTCCCCTATCTCCCTCCCCAATAAATGAGATGAGACCACCccatgcctttcttttctttttttgagacggagtcttgctctgtcgtccaggctggagtgtagtggcgtgatcttggctcactgcaggctctgcctcccggattcacgccattctcctgcctcagcctcccgagtagctgggactacaggcgcccgccaccacgcccggctaattttttgtatttttagtagagacggggtttcaccgtgttagccaggatggtctagatctcctgacctcgtgatccgcccaccttggcctcccaaagtgctgggattacaggcgtgagccactgcgcccggcccacccCATGCCTTTCTAAAGTTCTCTGATGGAGTCCAGtttccccacccacctcccagaGGATTCGAGGgtcctccagcctcctccctcccctcccccatggTAGTGGGGGATGGGGGTCTTAGCCTGCCGTCCCCCCAACTCACCTGTGCAGTCCCCTAAGCCTGAGGTGCTGGCCCCGGACACGTCCTGCTCAAAGGCGGCTCTAATGGGGGAGAGGAGGCACCGTCAGCAGAGGCCCCTCTCACAGTCAGAGATCAGGGGGATCCGGGATCATGGGCGGGTCTGACACACCCTCCACCCACCTCCCTCTCCCGCAGTACCTGGTGCCCGGGCTGAGGAAGATGCAGGAGCCGTCGGGGGCCCACCCGCAGTAAGGGTCCTGACTGCCGATACAGTTCCTAGAGCAGACCAGGGACCGAATGGGACAAGTGTCCAAGTCACTTACACAACCCCAATGGTGACGGTGACCTGTGGGCCCTGTTCCAAGCACctgcctctttatttttattttaattaattaattaattaatttttgagacagaatttcgctcttgttgtttatttatttatttatttttgagatggaattttgctcttgtcgcccaggctggagtgcagtggcgggattttggttcactgcaacctccgcctcccgggttcaagcgattctcctgcctcagccccccgagtagctgggattacaggcacgcgccaccatacttagctaatttttgcatttttatcagagacagggtttcaccaggttggtcttgaactcctgacctcaagtgatccacccgcctcggactcccaaagtggtgggattacaggtgtgagccaccatggctggcgtttttttattttaaaattaaaaaaatttttttaaattaaaatttaattttttttttctttaagagacagggtcatgctctgtcacccaggctggagtacagtgtcatgatcatagttcactgcagcctcaacctcccaggctcaagtgatcctcctgcctcaactttctgggtagctgggaccacaggtgtgtgccaccacacccagctgatttttgcatttttttttttttttagagacaggctctcactatgctgtgttgcccaggctggtctcgaactcctgggctcaaggagtcctcctgccttggcctcccaagtgctgggatgacagacgtgagctaccAAGCCCAGTCCCTCTTCTTAATAGCAACTTCTGGAGTCCTTAGAACAAATCTGTGTGCAGGGCGCTGTTcactccccattttacagataagcaaactgaggctcCAGAAAGTAAATGTTtgcccaagtggcagagctgggatgggaGCCCAGGCATCGTGCCAGAGGCTGTGCCCTTGGACTCGGAGCTACTGGGTCATTGTTGCAATAACGGCGGGCAGGAAGCAGGGTCCTCCGCATTGACGGCTCACATGGAGtgcaggcgtgtgccagcacTGGCATGCATCCTAGCTTCCCTCCCATTTTAGAGACGGGGAAACAGCCTCCACCCTGGTCCCTGGTTCTCCTTCCCCTGCAGTCTCCTCCTGGCAGCAGCCACCAGAGGGCACCTGTAAGCACCTGAGTCAGGGCCAGTCCCTCCTCTGCCTGCAACCCTACATGGCTCCCATCTCCTTCAAGGTCAAAGCCCAAGTCCTCCCCGAGGCTCACAAAGCTCTGCACAAACTGCCTCGtcctctcccatcccctccccgtcctcccctcctccctcactcccccttgctcactgtgctccagccacaccGGCCACCTTGCTGTTCTTCCAACACACCAGGAGTGGTCCTGCCCCCGGGCCTTTGCACGGGCCGTGCCCTCTGCCCAGCTCAATGACCAGGACATCATTGGGCTTTTGACTGGAACCCAGCtgtccctccctgtgcccatccTCCCTTGCTTCCCGCCCACGGCTGGCCTGGGGTGGACACTCACTTCATACACCCCGAGTACTGCTGGCAGCGAGCCACAGGCACTCGGACCACGCAGCGGGGGAAGGCAGCCAGCAGGCCCCCCGAAGCTGCGTCCAGCTCCAAGCTCAGCAGCCGCTGCCCTGTCTCGCCACCGCCGGGCCGTCCACACCTGGGGACAAGCAGAGTGGTGAGGCTGAGCGCATCTCAGCCCATCTCCCCTCCTGCTGGCGACCCCTCCCCACCTTTGCCCGGACCTACCTGTCTGGCCggtaggtctcaaactcctccagGAAGACACTGAGCCCAGACGTCCCTGAGGTGCTGGCATTGGGCCGGACGAGGAACTTGAGGACCGTCCCCGCCTCGGAACCCAGGAAGACAACGGTCTGGTTGCCCCAGGGGCCGGCTCCCACGTCCACAGCCACTCGAGTCAGCTGGTgcctgggggacagggcaggGGAGGGTCAGGCTGGCCCCATATCACCACATGCCACCAACACGGGCATGGGCATAGTTACACGGGTGCATACAGACACTGACACACCAACACATGTGACAGCAATAAATGCGTGTGTGCATGGATGCCGGGGACATGGGTGACTACACAGGCACGTGGGCACACTCGCCCTTTTTTGAAACATAACCCCAAACCAGGCTCTCCTCAGCCCTGTCTCTttggttgagatggagtctcactccgtcacccaggctggagtgcagtggcgcaatctcagctcattgcaacctccgcctcccgggttcaagcaattctcttgcctcagcctcctgagtagcagggactacaggcacacgccatcacgcctggcaagtttatgttttgttttgttttttttgagacagagtctcactctgttgcccaggctgcagtgcagtggctcgatctcgcctcctgggttcaagcgattctcctgcctcagcctcccaagtagctgggactacaggcgcacactaccacaccgagctgattttctttttttttgtatttttagtagagacagggtttcaccatttggccaggctggtttcaaactcctgacctcaagtgatcctcccgtcttagcctctcaaagtgctgggattacaggcgtgagccactgtgcccagccccgcTTTCTCctgatatgtatgtgtgtctgtgtatctttcagtctcttttctctctctttgtctctcttccctatctctgtctctctgggtgtctgtctgtctctgattgtctctctccctgtctctctgtctctctccccctttGTTCTCctggtgtgtgtctgtctgtctacctctttttttttttttttttttgaggtgtagTCTCCCTCTggccccaggttggagtgcagtggcgtgatctcggctcactgcaacctccgcctcccgggttcaagtgattctcctgcctcagcctcccgagtagctgggactacaggcacccaccaccacgcccggctaatttttgtattttattttattttatttttgagacggagtttcgctctttcgcccaggcgggactgcagtggcgtgatcttggctcactgcaagctccgcctcccgggttcatgccattctcctgcctcagcctcccgagtagctgggactacaggcgcctgccaccgcgcccagctaattttttgtatttttagtagagacggggtttcactgtgttaaccaagatggtctccatctcctggcctcgtgatccgcctgcctcggcctcccaaagtgctgggattacaggcgtgagccaccatgcccggccaatttttgtattttaagtagagacgaggtttctccatgttggccagggtggtctcgaattcctggccttaggtgatctggcagcctcggcctcccaaagtgctggaattacaagcatgagccaccgtgcccagccccatctGTCACCTCTTgatccctctgtctctctctttgttcTCTCTTTCCTAGTGTCTCTCCAtctttccctctctgtctctctgtgtctccagcTCTCTGGGCAGCGCCAGAAGCCATGGGCTCATCTGTGTTGAGCATCTGGATCCTCTCACCCTCAATCTACCCCATCCTGTCTCCCCTCGCCATGCCCTGCCCCTCCAGGACTGACCTCATCAGGGTCCGCACGATCCAGGGCGCATGGCCCAGCGAGGGCACCGCCTCGTCCATCAGAGGGTGGGTCTTAACAAAGTTGAGGATGTCATCCGGCAAGGCG from Pan paniscus chromosome 20, NHGRI_mPanPan1-v2.0_pri, whole genome shotgun sequence encodes the following:
- the SEMA6B gene encoding semaphorin-6B, yielding MQTPRASPPRPALLLLLLLLGGAHGLFPEEPPPLSVAPRDYLNHYPVFVGSGPGRLTPAEGADDLNIQRVLRVNRTLFIGDRDNLYRIELEPPTSTELRYQRKLTWRSNPSDINVCRMKGKQEGECRNFVKVLLLRDESTLFVCGSNAFNPVCANYSIDTLQPVGDNISGMARCPYDPKHANVALFSDGMLFTATVTDFLAIDAVIYRSLGDRPTLRTVKHDSKWFKEPYFVHAVEWGSHVYFFFREIAMEFNYLEKVVVSRVARVCKNDVGGSPRVLEKQWTSFLKARLNCSVPGDSHFYFNVLQAVTGVVSLGGRPVVLAVFSTPSNSIPGSAVCAFDLTQVAAVFEGRFREQKSPESIWTPVPEDQVPRPRPGCCAAPGMQYNASSALPDDILNFVKTHPLMDEAVPSLGHAPWIVRTLMRHQLTRVAVDVGAGPWGNQTVVFLGSEAGTVLKFLVRPNASTSGTSGLSVFLEEFETYRPDRCGRPGGGETGQRLLSLELDAASGGLLAAFPRCVVRVPVARCQQYSGCMKNCIGSQDPYCGWAPDGSCIFLSPGTRAAFEQDVSGASTSGLGDCTGLLGASLSEDRAGLVSVNLLVTSSVAAFVVGAVVSGFSVGWFVGLRERRELARRKDKEAILAHGAGEAVLSVSRLGERRAQGPGGRGGGGGGGAGVPPEALLAPLMQNGWAKATLLQGGPHDLDSGLLPTPEQTPLPQKRLPTPHPHPHALGPRAWDHGHPLLPASASSSLLLLAPARAPEQPPAPGEPTPDGRLYAARPGRASHGDFPLTPHASPDRRRVVSAPTGPLDPASAADGLPRPWSPPPTGSLRRPPGPHAPPAATLRRTHTFNSGEARPGDRHRGCHARPGTDLAHLLPYGGADRTAPPVP